The genomic segment TGCCTTGCCAACCAAGCCCCGCGCGGGCGGCCCACTCCCTCTCGAGCACGGGACCGGTATCGACATAGGCCCGGGTCCGAACAGGCTCGGGCACGAGAGCCACCAGACCGGTTTCGAAAGCTCGCAAGCGATCGCCGAGCACGTCGTGATAGTCCTCGCCCATCGCATAACGCGAGATCCTGGGATCGAGGTCGGCCAGAGGCTCCGGGCCGTAGAGGAGACGGACGGCAATCACGCTGCGCGCCCCGGGCAGTACGTGCCTGGGATCGAGGCGCTCTTGGAGGCGCGCGGCCAGGTAAGCCATCTCTCCGCTTCGGCCCCGTTCGAGCCAATCCCGAAGCGCATCCCCCCGGCGGATCGGCCCGGCCCGGGCGAAACCGACCGCGTCGAAACCCAACGCGAGGCCCAAGGCCCGCACCCGCTCGGCGGTCTCGATCAGTCTGCTTCCCAGCGCCTTAGCAGGGCCGCCACGCCGAGCATTCCGAAGCACGCGACGAGATAGGTGCTGAGCCCAAGGAAATCGTGCAGCGGCCCCTCGGTGGCGGCCCCGACGCCGTAGGCGTCGGCCAGGATCACGGTCGCTACGACCCGCGTCAGATTGCCCAGCATGGCCAGTGGAATCACCACAACGACGAGCGCCAGCTGAAGGCCCAGCCCTCGCAGGCTGTAGTAGCCGAGAACCACGGCGAGGGGCATGAGCGTGATGACGGAAGTCACCCCGCTACAGGCCTCCGCCACGAACAACGATTCACCACTCGCCAGCATCAAGACATTGCCGTCGCGAACGACCTCGAGCCCGACGGCCTGAACGATGGCGAGAGCGACGAACGAAACGAAGAGCTGAAGCTGGACGATGAGCGGTGCGATCCAGGCCGAGGGAGGTGGGACCATGAAGATCAGGTAGGCGACCGGAAAGGCCACGCTGCGCAGCCAGGCCGTTCCGCGCAGCAGCCAGACGGCCCCTGCCACCGCAAGCACCAGCGCCAGGCCTTGAAGCGAAATCACGCTGGCCGCGAGGCCCGCCAGATAGGCGAGCAATGCGGCACCCACGAGCCCAGCGCCCCAAGGATCGGCGGCCACCGGAACCTGTTCACGGAGCGGCTTCTCGCGCAGGTACGACCAGAGAGAGACCACCGGCACCAGGAAGCCATGGGACAGGTAGTCGTAGGTGAGCCACTGCTCTGCCATCCCCGCGAGGGCCGGTGCGAAGACCGCCAGCAAGGCAGCCGCGAGCAACCACTCACGGAGCGCTGCGGGTTCGGGATGGATCGCTTGTTCGCTCATGAAGCCTCGAAGGTACCATCGGCATCCCCGGGAACCCCCTAGAATCCGGCGCGATGTCTCGTCTCCGCTTCCCGGAGGGCTTCCACTGGGGAGCCACGACCACCATCCGCACGGAGGGCGCCCCGCGCGAGGCCGGACGCCGCGAATCGATCGGCGACCGCTCGGCGAGACGCGCTCCCGAGACCGGGAGCCATGGCTACCGGCGGTTCGAGGAAGACGTGGCGCTGCTGCGGCGGCTCAGCCTGATCCGTTACCGGTTTGGAATCGACTGGTGTCGGATCCAGGCTGAAGGAAGAGGTGCCCCGCTGGCGGCCGGGCTCGACCACTACGCGGCGTTGGTCGATGCACTGCTCGCTGCCGGTATCCAGCCCGCCCCCGTACTTCACGACGGAGACCTTCCTCAGCCGCTCCAAGAGGGCGGCGGCTGGGCCGCCCGCGACACGGCGGGACGGTTCTCGGATCTTGCGTCGTGCGTCGCTCGCCGCCTGGCCGACCGGGTCGAAGTCTGGCTGCCTTTCGAAACCCCTTCGGTCTTCCTTGCCGAAGGCCTCCTGCACGGGCAGCGCGCCCCGGAGCTGCGCGACCGGTTCGCCTTCCTGAGGGCCATTCATGTCGTGAACCTCGCCCAGGCCATGGCGGGCGAGGCCTTGCGGGCGGAGCAGAGCGATTTGCAGCTCGGCGCGAGCATCGTCGGGGCCGCTTGCGAACCCGGCGGCGACGAACCTGCCGATGGCCAGGCGACCGAGCGGTGGCGGGCGTTCCAGGAGGAAGTCTTCCTGGGCCCGGCTCTCGGCCTCGGCTACCCGGAGGCGTTTCAGACGGACGAGAAGCAGCGGGTGCCAGAACTCCGCGAGGAGGAAGGCGATGAAGCGCGGTGTCGGACGCAGATCGATTTCGTCGAGATCAGTTTGGCGCCGCGCTCCCGCATCATTGCCAGCGGCGACGACCGCCTTGGACGCGAGGCAACGGTCGAGGCCCTGCCCTTCGATCCCGATTCCTGGCCCGAAACCGTTTGCCAACTCCTTCTCGAACGCTCCACACAGCCCGAGTGCCCACCGCTCGAAGTCCGGGGCCTGCCCTGCCTCGATGCACCGCTGCCCGAGCCCGATGGGAGCGTCCGCGATGATTCGCGAATCCTCCAGCTCACCTGCGATCTCGAGGGTGTCGCCGCGGCCATCGAATCGGGGGCGAACATCCGTGGCTACGCAGCGCCTCACTTTCTCGATGCGCCGATGGGGCCCGGCGACAGCTTGGCCGGGTGCGGCCTGGTCGCAGTCGAAGCCGAGCACGGAGACCGGACACCGCGCGCATCTGCGGCCTGGTTCGGCAGCGTGGCCCAGGAGGGGGGCTTCGAGCGATGAGATGCCTATCTTCCCGGACCGCCGGGTTGGCCGGCCATTTCAAGATCGGCCGGGTTGGCCGGCCAGTTCAGGATCGGCCGCGTGGCAGCCGATGAATCCATTCCATGCAAGACCGGCTCGTCTTTCTGATCGGCCCGCCCCGCGGCGGAACCACCCTCACGACCCGCATGCTCGGGGCTCATTCGGCCATCTTCGCGCCGGTCGAACCGCACCTGATGCCTCCCCTCGCTCACATGGGCTTCCACGAAAAAGTCGAGAAGGCCCCTTACGACCCGACCATCACT from the bacterium genome contains:
- a CDS encoding exosortase/archaeosortase family protein, yielding MSEQAIHPEPAALREWLLAAALLAVFAPALAGMAEQWLTYDYLSHGFLVPVVSLWSYLREKPLREQVPVAADPWGAGLVGAALLAYLAGLAASVISLQGLALVLAVAGAVWLLRGTAWLRSVAFPVAYLIFMVPPPSAWIAPLIVQLQLFVSFVALAIVQAVGLEVVRDGNVLMLASGESLFVAEACSGVTSVITLMPLAVVLGYYSLRGLGLQLALVVVVIPLAMLGNLTRVVATVILADAYGVGAATEGPLHDFLGLSTYLVACFGMLGVAALLRRWEAD
- a CDS encoding family 1 glycosylhydrolase; translation: MSRLRFPEGFHWGATTTIRTEGAPREAGRRESIGDRSARRAPETGSHGYRRFEEDVALLRRLSLIRYRFGIDWCRIQAEGRGAPLAAGLDHYAALVDALLAAGIQPAPVLHDGDLPQPLQEGGGWAARDTAGRFSDLASCVARRLADRVEVWLPFETPSVFLAEGLLHGQRAPELRDRFAFLRAIHVVNLAQAMAGEALRAEQSDLQLGASIVGAACEPGGDEPADGQATERWRAFQEEVFLGPALGLGYPEAFQTDEKQRVPELREEEGDEARCRTQIDFVEISLAPRSRIIASGDDRLGREATVEALPFDPDSWPETVCQLLLERSTQPECPPLEVRGLPCLDAPLPEPDGSVRDDSRILQLTCDLEGVAAAIESGANIRGYAAPHFLDAPMGPGDSLAGCGLVAVEAEHGDRTPRASAAWFGSVAQEGGFER